A stretch of the Sphingomonas sp. CL5.1 genome encodes the following:
- a CDS encoding SDR family NAD(P)-dependent oxidoreductase: protein MMRGLTGKVGIVAGGGRGIGAATARRLGAEGASVVIGDIAGEWAEEVAADIRAHGGKAIGVPLDGTSPESQAAIVAAAVSEFGGLDFYHSNLAGGTQGDVDALDCPLEVFDKSVAINSRSHLIATQAALPALLERGGGAMIYTSSGAASGGSAWQVAYPMAKSSIHALARHVATRWGKQGIRANVICPGVVLTEAVKEHLTAEQVEQSLRRVPHRRLGKPDDIAAAVTFLASEDGEWVNGQVWHVNGGMQMRD, encoded by the coding sequence ATGATGCGCGGATTGACGGGCAAGGTCGGTATCGTCGCCGGTGGCGGTCGCGGGATCGGCGCGGCGACGGCACGACGGCTCGGCGCGGAGGGGGCGTCGGTCGTGATCGGCGATATCGCCGGCGAATGGGCGGAGGAAGTGGCCGCCGATATCCGCGCGCACGGCGGCAAGGCGATCGGCGTGCCGCTCGACGGCACCTCGCCGGAATCGCAAGCCGCGATCGTGGCGGCGGCGGTCTCCGAATTCGGCGGGCTGGATTTCTATCACTCCAATCTCGCCGGCGGGACACAGGGCGACGTCGATGCGCTCGATTGCCCGCTGGAGGTGTTCGACAAATCAGTCGCGATCAACTCCAGAAGCCATCTGATCGCGACGCAGGCGGCGCTGCCGGCGCTTCTGGAGCGCGGCGGCGGCGCGATGATCTACACCTCGTCAGGTGCGGCATCGGGCGGCAGCGCGTGGCAGGTCGCCTATCCGATGGCAAAGAGCAGCATCCACGCGCTCGCGCGGCATGTCGCGACGCGCTGGGGCAAGCAGGGCATCCGCGCCAATGTGATCTGCCCCGGCGTGGTGCTGACCGAAGCGGTCAAGGAACATCTGACGGCGGAGCAGGTGGAGCAGAGCCTCCGCCGGGTGCCGCATCGGCGGCTGGGCAAACCGGACGATATCGCTGCGGCGGTGACGTTTCTCGCATCGGAGGACGGCGAATGGGTCAACGGGCAGGTATGGCACGTCAACGGGGGGATGCAGATGCGCGATTGA
- a CDS encoding Lrp/AsnC family transcriptional regulator: MTGAVLDPKHRKAAGDGNGLERGLMANSVAIDDVDRNIVELLRENGRCTNQQIADSLGLTAATVSSRIRRMEEANLLRVVAVSDFAAHGYNLLMEVAIEVDGRPASDVAAELAKFPEVFAAHLVSGRYDIDILVALREFDDLPHLLLEKFSQVSGIRSMVPAIAVDVLKYQFDVAPIEERVSR, encoded by the coding sequence TTGACCGGCGCCGTGCTTGACCCGAAACACCGGAAGGCCGCAGGAGACGGCAATGGCTTGGAAAGGGGATTGATGGCGAATTCGGTCGCGATTGATGACGTCGATCGCAATATCGTTGAGCTGCTGCGCGAAAACGGGCGCTGCACCAACCAGCAGATCGCCGACAGCTTGGGGCTGACCGCCGCGACCGTTTCCTCGCGGATCCGGCGGATGGAGGAGGCGAACCTCCTGCGAGTCGTCGCGGTCTCCGATTTCGCGGCGCACGGCTATAATCTGCTGATGGAGGTCGCGATCGAGGTGGACGGGCGCCCCGCCTCCGACGTTGCCGCCGAACTGGCGAAATTCCCGGAAGTGTTCGCCGCGCATCTCGTCTCCGGACGCTATGACATCGACATTCTCGTCGCGTTGCGGGAGTTCGACGATCTGCCGCATCTGCTGCTGGAAAAGTTCTCTCAGGTCAGCGGTATCCGCTCGATGGTGCCCGCGATCGCGGTCGATGTGCTGAAATACCAGTTCGACGTTGCCCCCATCGAGGAGCGAGTGTCACGATGA
- a CDS encoding Rieske 2Fe-2S domain-containing protein, whose protein sequence is MATTAEYRLGEFTFPRGWFMVATSEEVTSVPVGVRYFGEDWVLYRGQSGRAYMVEAYCPHMGTHLANNHTSYIVKDKEHVEGESIRCPYHGWRFGPDGKCDDIPYSPAAIPKAACLKSWKLIERAGCIWTWYDPEGGEPDYDLPAFENYGAPGWVNWNVRALGELASHPQEIVDNMADKAHLGPVHGSIDMVLFENEFDGVTCRQILTAGHKTLAGDGSEPMTNDTWYAGPGILQSVMIGEYPSHMLIAHTPVDDGVVKVWYGLLVKVPNDTPTEADRAIAAGYEQAGVDAFAQDFEIWGNKRACIHPMMVQGDGPFHKVRIWYKQFYNPRERAAEFQGRVNGRMVTKGTQQDPWTEAA, encoded by the coding sequence ATGGCTACCACGGCCGAATACCGCCTCGGCGAGTTCACGTTCCCGCGAGGCTGGTTCATGGTTGCGACGTCGGAGGAAGTCACCAGCGTACCGGTCGGCGTCCGCTATTTCGGCGAGGATTGGGTGCTGTATCGCGGCCAGTCCGGCCGGGCCTATATGGTCGAGGCCTATTGTCCGCACATGGGCACGCATCTGGCGAACAACCACACCAGCTATATCGTCAAGGACAAGGAGCACGTCGAAGGCGAATCGATCCGCTGCCCCTATCACGGCTGGCGCTTCGGGCCGGACGGCAAGTGCGATGACATCCCCTATTCCCCCGCCGCCATTCCCAAGGCCGCCTGCCTCAAGTCCTGGAAGCTGATCGAGCGCGCCGGTTGCATCTGGACGTGGTACGATCCCGAAGGCGGCGAGCCGGATTACGATCTGCCCGCGTTCGAGAATTATGGTGCGCCGGGCTGGGTGAACTGGAACGTCCGCGCGCTTGGCGAACTGGCTTCACACCCGCAGGAGATCGTCGACAATATGGCGGACAAGGCCCACCTCGGGCCGGTCCACGGCTCGATCGACATGGTGCTGTTCGAGAACGAGTTCGACGGCGTTACCTGCCGTCAGATACTCACCGCCGGGCACAAGACGCTGGCGGGCGACGGCAGCGAGCCGATGACCAACGACACCTGGTATGCCGGCCCCGGCATCCTGCAATCGGTGATGATCGGCGAATATCCCTCGCACATGCTGATCGCCCACACGCCGGTCGACGATGGCGTGGTGAAGGTGTGGTATGGCCTGTTGGTGAAGGTGCCGAACGACACGCCCACCGAGGCGGATCGTGCGATCGCCGCCGGCTATGAACAAGCGGGGGTCGACGCCTTCGCGCAGGATTTCGAGATCTGGGGCAACAAGCGCGCGTGTATCCACCCGATGATGGTGCAGGGCGATGGCCCGTTCCACAAGGTCCGCATCTGGTACAAGCAATTCTACAACCCGCGTGAGCGGGCGGCCGAGTTCCAGGGCCGCGTCAACGGCCGGATGGTCACGAAGGGCACGCAGCAGGATCCGTGGACGGAGGCTGCATAG
- a CDS encoding MFS transporter encodes MTRVVAAPRLSNKWVVLFLLLGIGLFNQGDRFLLAGLVEPIKAEFRVGDGFMGLLMGPAFALLYSLLAIPIARAADRMSRIVIIVVGCMVWSAFTAASGLAQGPWTLAGARVGVGIGEAAFQAPAYALIAAYFVPEQRGRAFAIMGLNTYIGQTLGYVAGPALAANATWRYPFIVMGASGLAIGLVALLLIREPRRIVLHAETKPPRLGALSAQLLRISSYRAMMAGMALGVLSGLSFGLWGPTLFARAYALPIKQASTLFGLAFGIAGLVGMLFFGALADRSSKRDATAPLRLAALALAAATALIVIVTWTPGLGVARWLAVPCGLLGGGWSVGVVVALQHLLPDRIRATGTALGMLAVNLLGAVGGPWLAGALSDAVGGDPTHSLRIGLSIVMPLGFVGAWLIWRARNSLVTDREKLVDLDG; translated from the coding sequence TTGACGCGCGTCGTGGCCGCTCCCCGGCTCAGCAACAAATGGGTCGTGCTGTTCCTGTTGCTGGGCATCGGCCTGTTCAATCAGGGCGACCGGTTCCTGCTCGCGGGGCTGGTCGAGCCGATCAAGGCGGAATTCAGGGTCGGCGACGGCTTCATGGGGCTGCTCATGGGGCCGGCGTTCGCCTTGCTCTACTCATTGCTGGCGATCCCGATCGCGCGCGCGGCGGATCGCATGTCGCGTATCGTGATCATCGTCGTCGGCTGCATGGTGTGGAGCGCGTTCACCGCCGCTTCCGGACTGGCGCAAGGGCCGTGGACGCTGGCCGGCGCGCGCGTCGGCGTCGGGATCGGCGAGGCGGCGTTCCAGGCGCCGGCCTATGCGCTGATCGCGGCCTATTTCGTGCCCGAGCAGCGTGGCCGCGCCTTCGCGATCATGGGACTGAACACCTATATCGGGCAGACTCTGGGCTATGTCGCCGGCCCCGCGCTCGCGGCGAACGCGACGTGGCGCTACCCCTTCATCGTGATGGGCGCGAGCGGGCTGGCGATCGGGCTGGTCGCGTTGCTGCTGATCCGCGAGCCGCGCCGCATCGTCCTGCATGCGGAGACGAAGCCGCCCCGGCTGGGCGCCCTCTCCGCGCAATTGCTGCGAATATCGAGCTATCGCGCGATGATGGCGGGGATGGCGCTGGGCGTGCTGTCCGGGCTTTCATTCGGGCTATGGGGGCCGACGCTGTTCGCGCGCGCCTATGCGCTGCCGATCAAGCAGGCGAGCACGCTGTTCGGGCTGGCGTTCGGCATCGCGGGGCTGGTCGGCATGCTGTTCTTCGGCGCGCTCGCGGACCGCTCCTCTAAGCGCGACGCCACCGCGCCGCTCCGCCTCGCCGCGCTCGCGCTAGCCGCGGCGACCGCGCTGATCGTGATCGTCACCTGGACGCCTGGGTTGGGCGTCGCGCGCTGGCTGGCGGTGCCGTGCGGGCTGCTCGGCGGCGGCTGGTCGGTCGGTGTGGTGGTGGCGCTCCAGCACCTGCTGCCGGACCGTATCCGCGCGACCGGCACGGCGCTGGGGATGCTCGCGGTCAACCTGCTCGGCGCGGTCGGCGGGCCGTGGCTCGCGGGCGCGCTGAGCGATGCGGTCGGCGGCGATCCCACGCACAGCCTCAGGATCGGCCTGAGCATCGTGATGCCGCTGGGTTTCGTCGGGGCGTGGCTGATCTGGCGCGCGCGCAATTCGCTCGTCACCGATCGGGAAAAGCTGGTGGATCTGGACGGCTGA
- a CDS encoding Lrp/AsnC family transcriptional regulator codes for MTLPQLDDLDRKLIDLLSCDARVSNRKIAVDLGVTEGTVRGRIKRLQQDNLIAFTAITSFDLVETTKLAFIAIQADVMNVREIARNIADLPQVSSAMIMMGRFNILAICLFSELDRLYEVASDLILSMPGVHHVETSIAVRTVKYDPRIVRITNDALSERPALPDA; via the coding sequence ATGACCCTGCCTCAACTGGACGACCTCGATCGCAAGCTGATCGACCTGCTGTCGTGCGACGCCCGCGTCAGCAACCGCAAGATCGCCGTCGATCTCGGTGTCACCGAAGGCACCGTGCGCGGCCGGATCAAACGGTTGCAGCAGGACAATCTGATCGCCTTCACCGCGATCACGAGCTTCGATCTGGTCGAGACCACCAAGCTCGCCTTCATCGCCATTCAGGCCGACGTGATGAACGTCCGCGAGATCGCGCGGAACATCGCCGATCTGCCGCAGGTGAGCAGCGCGATGATTATGATGGGGCGGTTCAACATCCTCGCCATCTGCCTCTTCAGCGAGCTGGACCGGCTGTATGAAGTGGCGTCCGACCTGATCCTCAGCATGCCCGGCGTTCACCATGTCGAAACCTCGATCGCGGTGCGCACGGTGAAATATGATCCGCGCATCGTGCGCATCACCAACGACGCCCTTTCGGAGAGACCCGCTCTGCCTGATGCGTAG